From Leptotrichia hongkongensis, one genomic window encodes:
- a CDS encoding helix-turn-helix transcriptional regulator, producing MKKSERINDMMIYLNNKETFNLKDIMEKYSISKNTALRDIRSLEEIGMPIYSFSGRNGRYKILKNKLLSPVLFNVNEIYALYFTMLTLKGYKTTPFHLDIEKLKEKFKNCLPQRQVEEINKMETILNFEVSKHQNESPFLKKILENSIEEKVCKILYKEEKKDKYYFVQFFKISSVYGQWIASGYDFEDREIKNFQCDKIIHLAEDDKFESISFEKFVNLNSDMYKIHDCNMINFELEV from the coding sequence ATGAAAAAATCAGAGCGAATTAATGATATGATGATATATCTTAATAATAAAGAGACTTTTAATTTAAAAGATATTATGGAAAAATATAGTATTTCAAAAAATACAGCTTTAAGAGACATAAGATCTCTTGAGGAAATCGGGATGCCAATTTATTCTTTCAGTGGGAGAAATGGAAGATATAAAATTTTAAAAAATAAACTGCTCTCTCCTGTCTTGTTCAATGTAAATGAAATATATGCATTATACTTCACTATGCTTACGTTAAAAGGATACAAAACAACACCTTTTCATTTAGATATTGAAAAATTGAAAGAAAAATTTAAAAACTGTCTTCCACAAAGGCAAGTGGAGGAAATTAACAAAATGGAGACAATATTAAATTTTGAAGTTTCAAAGCATCAAAATGAAAGTCCATTTTTAAAGAAAATTCTTGAAAATTCAATAGAAGAAAAAGTTTGTAAAATTTTGTATAAAGAAGAAAAGAAAGACAAATATTATTTTGTTCAGTTTTTCAAAATATCATCTGTTTACGGCCAGTGGATTGCTTCAGGATATGATTTTGAAGATAGGGAAATTAAAAATTTTCAATGTGATAAAATTATTCATTTAGCAGAGGATGATAAATTTGAATCAATTTCTTTTGAAAAGTTTGTTAATTTAAATTCAGATATGTATAAAATTCATGATTGCAATATGATAAATTTTGAGCTTGAAGTATAG